In Sphaeramia orbicularis chromosome 9, fSphaOr1.1, whole genome shotgun sequence, the sequence TGTAGTTGAATCTGAAATGATCTTATTATGTTTAAGTGTCAGATCAAACCAGCTGATGaacctctaaaccaggggtgggcaatcctggtcctcgagggctggtatcctgcattttttagatgtttccctcttccaacacacctggggCTCGTTTCCGCACTAGCTCGTTAAATTGTTAAGCCTAGCGCAACACAAAATGCGTCCATTTAACACATTTTGCGCTATCctatttctgggctcgctcttcgTTCATTAACAACTaccgcaacgcaaaatgcgttcgtGCATTAGTTCATTAACCCCAATGCAacacaaaatgcgctatcccgtttctgggctagttggttaaaagtgagtGCTCGCCCTGTTCCTCattccagggctgattttaatgCGAACCTCGGAGGTctgcgttagaaggaggatgtattcttgtagcttcatttcactttgtttctgtcatgtatttcgtttgaaatattatttacatttgaaaaagaagatttttaacacaagtttgacaatatctttaatgatatcagatttttcccatggacattttgcactgataaaaatgaatttacagagtgaggattgatccgctcactgaattttattctctgtcgatttatggataaatatcgATTAGTTCAGGAccaagtgtgtgtggctttgagagatgaatgaatgaatgaatgaatgagaacagtATGGGGCCAAAGCCAGTGAACCTGTGCCACACACACCAgcagatgtgtgtgtctgtgtgcacgcGTAATGAGATATAAGTGCATGGATGAGAGGAACAGAGTAGAGATCAGTTTTTCTAtataatctgtttgtcctgttgttcggcGTGGTTATgaccaacagtgaccatttagagttctgttgataaagtcaccagtgtggaataactggggtcatccttagacatCCAGCCAGACGCaagatatatatgtgtaaataattcagttcagtgtgtgtgtgtgtgtgtgtggtgtgtgtgtgtgtgtgtgtgtgtgtgtgtgtgtgtgtgtgtgtgtgtgtgtgtggggtggggtggggcagacagctgagggggtaaaTCTATAGTCATATGAGGGTGAGGAGTTCCAGGTGAGGGTAatggaggaggtcacagatccgggGTCAGAGATAGCctataatacttcttcattctaaccataatgctgtcagatgactggaaacagcaggagcggaggcgttgttctgggttaaatagtgaatgcaCCCGTTTAGTGCACCCTTACACGCAAATACTGAGCGAACAATGGCTTAGTGAACACAATGAGCGCAGAAATGGATTTTACttttaagcctctgcgttcgccgacccatcattcactcactatttgcgctgaagggcgTGCAAACAGCTTCGTTCACTATTTTACCCAGAAACAAGCCCATGCTTCACATGATAaccctatcatcaaactctgcagaagcctgataatgaccttcaggtgtgctggaagagggaaacatctaaaacatgcaggataccggccctcgaggaccaggattgcccacccctgctctaaacagatgtgtcaaacacattttagttcaggttccacatgcagaccaacatgatctcaaaCAGGTCAAAGTAAAATAATCTAATAAGCAATAAACAaaaactccaaattcttctcaatgctttatagtgaaaaaagttacattacataattaatatatttacatttacaaactgtcctttaaaaagttgtaaataacacgaacaaactgaaatttctcaagaaaaaaaagtttaatttttagcaatattctgcctcagtttatcatttacacatgtacattacaaattacagatcacagtggatctacaaataaacaaaacagtaaaagacAGAATATGGGTCCAATTTTAGAGTTAGAAatgtggagttattatttataggttacagtgttaatattttactgatctgattgtttgcacttacttctcttagacatttcaggtttttcttatTAGTTCTggttaatcacaatttttttttttgaaagaatagtttgtaaattttcctttttttacatttaataagaaAAAAGTTCGAGTTGTCATGATATATAATTAATaatcaatatctttttttttttttttccatttcacaggttgatcccatgggccagattagaccctttggtgggtctgttttggtccacgggccgtatgtttgacacccctggtttggaTAATTCAAAGATGTGGAGAACTTGGATTTTTTACAGTTCATGTCCATCCCAGTGGACATCAGGTCTGAAGACGcaacagaaaaaaatggattatttttcagtcagtatgaCATGGATAAAACTACTGACGATGATGGTTTGttgaatatttatgtatttatgacaAGTTTAATGAATTATTCCACAGTATCATTTGAATTTAAACATATACTTTAATTACTGTTAAataaggccctttcccaccgcaggaacttttgcaggaactttctgtattatcctgaactttcaaagttcctggtgcatttccaccaaaattacccgggtaaatgactttcccccggccccgaatttaccccaaagaagttcctggtagggaggtagtactttttagattaccaggaactttaaggggtggGGCTGCGTGCTGgagaacactgagtggtggactagactcgcAGCATTTCTGCATTCTGTTCagccgccaatatttaactcatttaatttccacaagctttgtattctgataattcggaaaatggaccaaaagagaagctacaaaaaGTGGAcagacgacgaggaaattcagatggactttgaatcgcgacacgaaacgagcgagtaaaagctgttggagccaaatataagacacaagcctaaagaaatacgagaaaagccgAAGAAAtctatgcaggattaaaagaaactaaaggaccacaacggtcgcagaGGATCCGACTGTCAAACAAACCAAAGGTAagtatatcacagaaatattccctgtttagttggttccctGCTGTAAGAGTAGTcagcggcatcagctgtttagtcaaaggTGAAGTCTGGTTAACttactggtcaacagtctgacactaaacctaaatcagagaactggatatatttgtgttgtcgctgtgagctgaaccctgatttattctgtatgtttgtgatttccacctgaaatggaccggacggactcgcctctttttccgcTCGTCCACAGTCTCCTGTTGTTTACagtggcccaggtcagacattgaacatgtcacatcacattggaaggaatctgtcatcatgtgttctgttattcattttagcatttttattacttttccagtaggaaagtgaaaaagggaccgggaccatggagttccataccggctgtcctggactaggTGGTCCATGACtacctggtccaaaagcctgaacctttcacacatgtttatttcccttttaatctcaaggcactttgttttttttttggtttttttgcagcttttgttttgtttcaatttttaattaaaaaaaaatcaatcctaatactgtctgttcttttacaaagcatcaaaatatgagtagagtataagtacttttatcagtaatatgcagtcaaattaaatgcaggcatttgagtaaatctgtctgactttagggttgaacctggactatatctgtaaaacaatagaaatgaaaaggaaccatccatcacacttaaagttagatgtgatttagtttaaggaatgagaagttgaaaatacatgttctaccatttttaaatacaaattcaggatttgtaatgatggttaacttcatttaaaatgtatgccagatggattaagtgattcaacaaccagtaaaacgttcaacccaacccgtccacttgaagtactgtgtcattttattgtgctagaggttggtttgtgaatgtacatgaactggactacagtttcttttactgctcctcatacatcatcaacctgatttgaataaattaccctgaactttggggggCAGTGGAAATGCAATTACCAGgtattttttttaccccaaataagttcctggtcataaagttcctgggcttttaGTGGAAAAGGGTCTATACATGAACAGTTAATCCTGTTAAAGCAGCAGCAAGGTACGATGTGGGTTTAATATCAGCTGTATGAAGGTGTGAATATTGCCAAAGAAGCACAGTCACAATTACATTCACACTATTTGTAGAGTTTCAGAAAAAATATCTTATTCTTTATTCTAAATTATACATGTTTCTTCTATAACATGTGAGAGCTCAGGTTCAGCTGGAGTCAAATTCCTTGTTTGTTTGCAAACTTGCCAATAAATCTAATTCtgattcttttctttgtttcattaATAACCTTCTTTGTGACTGTAATGACTTGTCCTGTTTCATTAAAAACCTCTATGGCCAAGTTTAGTTACACATGTCCAGTTTAGAAGACAACAACAGCGAGTCCAAATACACAGAAGTGATTATATCAGCCTTCATTTAGACTTTTGACCATTTCTTTTGTGCATTATCGCCACAACCTAGGAAAAAATGAAGCTGAAATCAATGCATGTGAAGTTTGTGGAAACAGAGACTCCACTCCAGCCGACTGAATCCATAAGTGGAGAAATCAAACAGGAAGAAGTGGTTCAGACCATCCATCAACTGAACGTTGGAAAAAGCCTGGGACCGGATGGACTCCTTACAGAGTTTTATCAgttaaataatgaagaaaatctgGATCTTTTCACTGACTTTAAAATCAAGTTTCTTTCTACACTTGAGATTCAGTTGAGTAGAAAAAACAagaggtgttaaagggttaagatgaggtcaaaggtcatctgatCCACTATGGCCTGCTGTTTAGCGCCATCTACAGTCAAGGTCTGAAGTTTACACAGAACTTCACTAAATACATTTAATATATATTCACTCTGTGGGTTTAATGACAACAAATACTACTAATATTGAAAAACAACAGTTCAAAGATAATGAACATTTCTGAAACACCaaaaggactttttcaacaaacaaataaCGTGTGAAAAACTTACAGCTTTTATGAAGCAAAGGACACAATGAAGGCTGTGCATGTGATGGATAGAATTCCACTGGACGTCCATGTTTCTGTTAATCTGTATctgtgaagaaaaacagactgtgTTACtacaatgatgtaaaaaaaaaacaaaaaaaacaaatatgaaagaaaataaaagaatgttTGAGACcattgtgttcatttgtgttgaACTGTTTCCCTTTGAGAACACAGGTGAAGGAAATGATGTACAAGTGAAGACTGAACATTTACATTTCACAATATGATCAGAGTTGGACAGAAATATTTCATAGAATTCCATTAACCACCTCCACCTTCTTTTCACCTTTTTCTGTCTCAGATGATCCAACTTTCAGTCttccaacaaaccaatcagtcagTTCTTTCAAAGTGAAGTTCACATCTGGGTCGTCTATGGAGGATTTTCTTTTCCAAATGGGACAGTTTTTGTTCTTAATTTGTTTCCACAATTTCTTCAGGCAGTTTGAACAGAAGCTGTGATTGCAGCTCAGACATAATTCATTTCATCCAATGAAACTTGGATAAAATGACGACAAAACATCATCCTGACttttagttgtaatttatttactcTGAACCTGTTTTCCACTggaaactcaactcaactcatctGATTGGAATAAAATCAGGTCAAATaagacaaacagataaaacacaacacaaacatccCAGTTTTATCCCTTTATTCCATAAATGAGATGAACATGACAATAAATGACTGTTCACCTAAACAAGAGCAGAAGAATCAGTACCTGAACCCATATTACAACCAGAACCATCAATTCACCTACATTTACTTCAATACACCTGTCCTTTGACGTCTGTTCACATCATTTTATGATAAAAACGTGGTGACAGAAACAAACGGCTGTAGAATTAAAACACTCACATatgaataaaaaggaaaatatctgtcCCAGGATATGTGTTATAGTCAATGGGTTCAGAACCAGGACAATATGGAGGTTCAATTATTTAGTATGATTCAAACTAAACCATCAGTTTCACAATAATCATCATTCTACCGTTGAATCTCATTGGAAAAAACCTGAAGGTTAATGATTGAATAAGattaataaaacgagataaagtGACTTGCGTTTCATCTGATCAATAAAAACCAACATTATAAATCACCTTAGTGTTCACTGTTTGTTCCATTCTACTCAGTTAAACAGGTTTTATACATTTCACATCTACGTGGTCCCTCCATGGTTTGGCCCCCCCACTCCTGGGGGAATTTATTAGACGAAGAGAAAATAATTTGAGTACAAGATCCGTCTCTAGTGGAGACTGTGAGGTGCTGCTCAGATGAATTAAACTGGTCAAAACACCATCTCTTTTTTAGGCAATAAGAGCTGGAATAGTTTCCCAGCGACTATTCGAGAAATCTCCACCGTTTCTATAtttaaaaaagagctaaaaaaaaaacgttaaaatCTAATCAAACCTGTGAACACCTGTCATGTCTGCTCAGTATTTCATTTCCATCCAAGTAGTTATTCTTCTTTGCAGTTCTATATTGCATTTATTGCATATTATATTGTATGATGTACACTTTTATATAGTAATGTGTTGTATTGACTGTATtgtcgtgtttgtgtgtttagtcTGTCTTTAAATGTTGAGGACTACAAATGGAAAATAGCTCCCAGATAAATCCAGCATATTTACTcaaagtaatgtttttatttgtactgagcgttcattaatatgcattgtcctcatcaaataaataaataaataaataaataaataaacaacatgtATTAATATGATATGATTAATATGGTTTTGGAAAATTAAAACACAATCTATcgttcacattttcatttctcCGTAAACAACAGAGAAATCTGTCGGAaagattttaatatcagtggtttTAGCACCAGTGGCCGGTCCAACACTGAAATAAGGGTAGAGTGTCTCAGTGAAAGTGTCTCTGTGGGTGTAGATCTGAGTCttatgaggtcaaaggtcatctgatCCACTATGGCCTGTCGTTTAGCGCCATCTACAGTCAAAGTCTGAAGTTTACGCAGAACTCCACTAAATACATTCAATATATATTCACTCTGGGTctttaatgacaaaaaatactactaatattaaaaacatttcaaagataatgaacatttctgaaacaccaaaaggactttttcaacaaacaaataaCGTGTGAAAAACTTACAGCTTTTATGAAGCAAAGGACACGATGAAGGCTGTGCATGTGATGGATAGAATTCCACTGGACGTCCATGTTTCTGTGAATCTGCATCTGTGAAGAAAAATAGACTGTGTTATTatactgatgtaaaaaaaaaaacaaatatgaaagaaaataaaagaatgttTGAGACcattgtgttcatttgtgttgaACTGTTTCCCTTTGAGAACACAGGTGACGGAAATGATGTACAAGTGAAGACTGAACATTTACATTTCACAATTTGATCAAAGTTGGACAGAAATATTACATAGAATTCCATTAACCACCTCCACCTTCTTTTCACCATTGTCTGTCTCAGATGATCCAACTTTCAGTCTTCCAACAAACCAGTCAGTCAGTTCTTTCACAGTGAAGTTCACATTTGGGTCGTCTATGGAGCATTTTCTTTTCCAAATGGGACAGTTTTTGTTCTTAGTTTGTTTCCTGAATTTCTTCAGGCAGTTTGAACAGAAGCTGTGGTTGCAGCTCAGACACAATTCATTTCATCCAATAAAACTTGGATAAAATGACGACAAAACATCATCCTGACTTTTAGTTGGAATTTATTTACTCTGAACCTGTTCTCCATTggaaactcaactcaactcatctGATATGAATAAAATCAGGTCAAATAAGACAAACagatcaaacacaaacatcccagtTTTATCCCTTTATTCCATAAATGACATGAACATGACAATAAATGACTGTTCACCTAAACATTACAAATGTAAATAGACTGAACATGGGACAAAGTCTGCAGTCACTCAAATATATTAAATGTTTCTGTGATGTTATTCTCAGACTTGTGGGTCAAACTAATCCGGTGCAGATCTTCTGAAGCAGGAAACAGATGGAACTGTGGAAAATAACATGGGATTGTTTGAATTCAGACACATGAAGgttcaacctttaacctttacagagaaCCAGGACGTGGGTTTGACCTCCAATCACTAACAAGAAAAATCAATCACAGCCAAACGTCTCATTGAACTGTTTTTAAAAGCTGTGAATCTGAAAGTAAAAGGTGTAAAAActcctgtttcctctgtttccttctgtttgtgTTCATGGAAATCTCACCACCTGATAGAAAATGAGTGCAGATGAATCCACCATAACATTATTTATGTGACAAGGAACAAAAACAGAGTGATAAGTCGGTCCAAAGAGCAGAAGAACCAGTACCTGAACCCATATTACAACCAGAACCACCAACAGGGGTTTTTCCACACATGACCTGGAAACAGTTTCAAACTACTGAGTTTATGTACCATGAATCTTCTTtgattttttcacttccttgcccactaccctcccatatttcatttaattttacctgtacctgcaaaaaacaaaaaaaattcaatccgtCCCTGCATATTTTTGCAGGTTATCTGTCTGGtaccggtgcaggactctggtgttTCTCCTACTTTTAACCTCTTGATTCCCTTCACAATACCGCTGATGTTTCCCAGGAACACCGGCTGCACATGAACGTACTTCCTGTCTGGATTCTGAAGTTCAACCCCTCATCTTAATGAACTGCAAcgacccatttcttcttctcaactaaacctgaaggaaaaccatgaaaacttcaatctagttgcctttgtttattcCATGTACTTTGGGGCACACAACAGTGACACTTCCATGTGTCCTAAGCCACTGTTGGCATGGAAACCAGAAGAAGAGAAACACAAAGTCAGTCATTTCAAACTGTTTCTGGGTCATGTGTGAAAAACCCCAATTCACCTACATTTACTTCAGTACATCTGTCCTTTAACATCTGTTCACATCAGTTTATGATAAAAACGTGGTGACAGAAACAAATGGCTGTAGATTAAAACACtcacatatgaacaaaaaaggaaaatatctgtcCCAGGATATGTGTTCTAGTCAATGGGTTCAGAACCAGGACAATATGGAGGTTCAATTATTAGTACTGATTCAAACTAAACCATCAGTTTCACATTAATAATTATTCTATAGTTAAATCTTATTGAAAAAACCTGCAGGTTAATGTTTGAATAAGATGAATAAAATACCACAAAGTGACTTTCATTTCATCTCATCAATAAAAACCAACATATTATAAATCATCTCAGTGTTTGTTCCATTCGACTCAGTTTAACAGGTTTTATTCATTTCACATCTACATGTATTAATATGACTGGTTTTGGAAAAATTAAAGAAATCTattgttcacattttcatttctctGTAAACAACAGAGAAATCTTCTTCTGGCatattttaatatcagtggtttTAACACCAGTGGCTGGTCCAATACTAAAATAAGGGTAGAGTTTCTCAGTGGAAGTGTCTCTGTAGGTGCAGATCTGAGTCTTATCTTCAGCGTTGTAGAAGGACACCTCCCCCCTGTTATAGTCCAGTTCAACTCTGACCCTCTGTGGACTCGTCTGCACTGTCATTGTCTGACCAAGACCATTAGTGTATTTTCCACTGTTATGCTTTAAACACCAGATTCCATATTCTGGTGAAGCTAACAACTCTCCCTTCCTGTTAACTGACTCTTTAACCAAACCTAAAGTCCACCTCAGATGGTCTCCCACCTCCACGTCCCAGCTGTGTTTCCCTGAGGTGAAGCCCTCACATCCATGAACAGTGGTATATTTAGTGTTTCTCTCTGGATTATCAGGAACCTGCTGATAAGTGTCTCCAATTCTCACACTGGTCAGATCATCAGACAGAAGAAGCCATCCATGTGCAGTGTTTGGGTCCAGGATGACGGGGCTGAAGTGGACCTTGTCCCTCATCTTGTCCCAGACTCTGAAGGACAGGTTGCCCAGGTGTTTGTCCACATGGATCAGTGCTCCTGAGATCAGCTGTGGCTCTGACACTGAGCACTGGGCTCTGGCTCTGCTCTGAGTGTCTTTACAACTGATGAGGAATGGAGCGCtggctttctgcagctcttcttcaacagcacagatactgtctgacacagaggacatctgctcctcaatcctcttcatctctctcatcacactcctcctcttctgctcctcttcctccctcagagctgccagtctggactcctcttcctctttcaggaACTGCTGGAGTTTGTTGAACTCTGCTCTGATCTGACGCTCTGTCCACAAAACCTGATTCTTTAAGTGTTTCATTATTTCCtcgtatgttttctgtgtttgcttgtatttcttcttctttttctgtagAGACTTTAAGTCAGATTTCAGCTCATCCTTCATTTCAGAAACTGCTTCTTCTACAGGAACCACAGTGTGTTTATGTTGATGAGGAAAATCACAGACCAGAcacacagctctgttttcatctttacagAACAGTTTAGGTTCTTCTGGATGTTTGCTGCAGACCACCTCCaccttcttttctcctttttcgGTCTCAGATGATCCAACTTTCAGACTCCCAGCAAATGATTCAGCCAGTTCTTTAAGAGCAAAGTTCACTGTTGTTTCTTTGGAGTTTTTTCTTCTACAAACAGGACAGGctctgttttccttttctttccagaATTCCTTCAGGCAGATTAAACAGAAGCTGTGGTTGCAGCTCAGAGACACAGGATCTCTGAACGTCTCCAAACACACTGGACATGTCAGAAAGTTTTCTAGAATCGGTTTCTCTGCCATTTTCTCTGATATGTGAATTATCCTTTAACACACAGACTCACCACATCTCTGTCTCTTTGGATTTACAGTAAAATCCTCCTGGTCTGTGTTTTAGATCCAACACCCTGTAATGGCGTTTCAGCTCCATTCAGTAATGACAGTACCGTAGAAGACACTTCCTTTATGTATCAACATGAGAATCATTAACAGCTATAAACCAATAAAAAGCAGCCATATCATAATGTGACCACCACTGATATTCATTGGACAAAAACTTCGACACTCTTGACAGATCTTAACATCACTGGTTTTTATGAAGTTCTAACTCCAGGATCAGATCTGTGATTCATTAACCAAGTGATTCTATTTTTATGTCATCCTGGagacaaatattttattaaactttaaatgttgATCCctggtgtttgtttttctgtatcaTCACTTTAGTTGAATCTGAAATCATCTTATTATGTTTAAGACTCAGATCAAACCAGCTGATGAACCTCTAAACAGACGTGtctaacacattttagttcaggttccacattcagaccaatatgatctcaaacaggtcagaacagtaaaataatagaataaccaATGAACAaaaactcca encodes:
- the LOC115425551 gene encoding nuclear factor 7, brain-like; this translates as MAEKPILENFLTCPVCLETFRDPVSLSCNHSFCLICLKEFWKEKENRACPVCRRKNSKETTVNFALKELAESFAGSLKVGSSETEKGEKKVEVVCSKHPEEPKLFCKDENRAVCLVCDFPHQHKHTVVPVEEAVSEMKDELKSDLKSLQKKKKKYKQTQKTYEEIMKHLKNQVLWTERQIRAEFNKLQQFLKEEEESRLAALREEEEQKRRSVMREMKRIEEQMSSVSDSICAVEEELQKASAPFLISCKDTQSRARAQCSVSEPQLISGALIHVDKHLGNLSFRVWDKMRDKVHFSPVILDPNTAHGWLLLSDDLTSVRIGDTYQQVPDNPERNTKYTTVHGCEGFTSGKHSWDVEVGDHLRWTLGLVKESVNRKGELLASPEYGIWCLKHNSGKYTNGLGQTMTVQTSPQRVRVELDYNRGEVSFYNAEDKTQICTYRDTSTEKLYPYFSIGPATGVKTTDIKICQKKISLLFTEK